A section of the Dehalobacter sp. DCM genome encodes:
- a CDS encoding oxidoreductase, which yields MDKHSQIFRPITIGKCTAKNRIQVAPAGCFLAGHDGGNSPEFMAYTKGLARSGAGIVTLGVSSVDEGVSGVQILSVGNAITIPDLADITEMIHQYGALASIELINAQYMMTPPQRVATQTTKEEIQHIITLFANAAERCMLAGFDMIMIHGGHGNVPAMFFSEEYNKRTDEYGGSLINRSRFTVELLEAIRAKVGNNLAIEYRISAEELLPGSTGIEETLAFAKIIQDKIDLIHVSRGLLEQDSLLPYIFQPTYFPRAMNLEAAKRFKKELDIPVSVVGSFDLETAENAVANNDVDIVAMIRNVLADTDCVTKAYRGKSDNIRPCVRCNTCIHRTHSQFIHIRCAVNPLIGRETWFPEVQPKLNPKKVVVIGGGPAGLEAARTASARGHHVILFEKSDELGGALRMASVASFKKDMKKYLDWSIRTVMSDPKITVKMGTAATKENILLENPDALLIAVGANPIIPVFKASETGKIVWVGDVELGKVQTGQHVLIAGAGFTGLELALTLAAEGKKITIIDMLPEERIGADGIHISMIALRKLLDEAGVKFQCEVKLIDVTTEGAVIKDKDNQSSFIDCDNVILSLGVKADRAQVEAFSDLVEETYIIGDCAAKGSTLWNATRTGFDAAMRL from the coding sequence ATGGACAAACATTCTCAAATTTTTCGGCCGATTACAATTGGCAAATGCACAGCAAAAAACCGGATTCAGGTTGCACCGGCAGGATGCTTTTTAGCTGGACACGATGGTGGGAACAGCCCGGAGTTTATGGCGTATACCAAAGGATTAGCGCGATCGGGAGCCGGTATTGTTACACTGGGTGTTTCATCCGTAGATGAAGGGGTATCCGGCGTTCAAATTCTCTCTGTCGGCAACGCGATTACAATCCCAGACTTGGCAGATATCACGGAAATGATCCATCAATATGGTGCCCTCGCCAGCATAGAGCTGATTAATGCGCAATATATGATGACACCACCCCAGCGTGTGGCAACCCAAACCACAAAAGAGGAAATTCAACATATCATTACCTTATTCGCCAACGCGGCAGAACGCTGTATGCTGGCAGGATTTGATATGATCATGATCCACGGCGGCCATGGGAATGTTCCGGCTATGTTTTTTTCAGAAGAATACAACAAGCGAACCGACGAATATGGCGGCAGTTTAATTAACCGCAGTCGTTTTACAGTGGAGCTGCTGGAAGCTATCCGGGCTAAGGTAGGCAATAACCTTGCCATAGAATACAGAATCAGTGCGGAAGAGTTGCTGCCGGGCAGTACCGGTATTGAAGAAACACTTGCCTTTGCTAAGATCATTCAGGATAAGATCGATCTTATCCATGTATCGCGCGGCTTGCTCGAACAGGATAGTTTACTGCCATATATTTTCCAACCGACCTATTTCCCCAGGGCGATGAACCTGGAAGCAGCCAAACGATTCAAAAAAGAACTGGATATTCCCGTATCGGTTGTCGGCAGTTTTGATCTGGAAACGGCAGAAAATGCCGTTGCCAACAATGATGTCGATATTGTGGCTATGATCCGTAACGTGCTGGCAGATACAGATTGCGTGACCAAAGCCTATCGGGGAAAGAGTGATAATATTCGCCCGTGTGTTCGGTGCAATACCTGTATCCATCGTACGCACTCCCAATTTATTCACATCCGCTGTGCAGTTAATCCACTTATTGGACGGGAGACATGGTTTCCGGAAGTACAACCCAAACTGAACCCCAAAAAGGTAGTCGTCATCGGCGGCGGACCGGCGGGACTTGAAGCAGCGCGGACTGCCTCAGCTCGTGGCCATCACGTTATCCTATTTGAAAAGAGTGACGAATTAGGTGGGGCTCTCCGAATGGCTTCTGTTGCCTCATTCAAAAAGGATATGAAAAAATATTTGGACTGGTCGATCCGTACCGTCATGAGCGATCCCAAGATCACGGTAAAAATGGGAACCGCAGCAACCAAAGAAAATATATTGCTTGAAAACCCCGACGCTTTATTGATTGCCGTTGGTGCCAATCCGATCATACCTGTGTTTAAAGCAAGTGAAACGGGGAAAATTGTTTGGGTCGGGGATGTGGAACTGGGAAAAGTCCAGACCGGGCAACATGTTCTGATTGCCGGTGCAGGATTTACCGGACTGGAACTTGCTTTGACACTGGCAGCAGAGGGGAAAAAAATCACAATAATCGATATGCTGCCTGAAGAAAGGATCGGCGCTGATGGTATTCATATCAGTATGATCGCCTTAAGAAAACTATTGGATGAGGCCGGTGTTAAATTTCAATGTGAGGTAAAGCTCATTGATGTTACAACTGAGGGCGCTGTCATTAAAGATAAGGATAATCAATCCTCGTTTATCGATTGCGATAATGTCATCCTATCGTTAGGTGTAAAAGCAGATCGTGCTCAGGTTGAGGCGTTCAGCGATCTTGTCGAAGAAACATATATCATCGGTGATTGCGCTGCGAAAGGCAGCACGTTGTGGAATGCCACACGGACCGGTTTTGATGCCGCAATGAGGCTGTAG
- a CDS encoding aminotransferase class I/II-fold pyridoxal phosphate-dependent enzyme: MDLLQNRLQGYLGKGMCSFHTPGHKGRKDLFSPDFFPDYDLTELPGLDMLHNPQGVIAEAQRRAAAVYGSDEAYFLVNGGTVGNQAMFAALMQDIRMRGKKIRIDRKSHRSVYSALILSGLQPEYIEPVIHPEFQLALGFDAKKFTTDSADIGAYHITSPSYYGTTADLESIIEERDSQFPGIPLLVDQAHGAHFWGRHFPAHAIRLGADMVVFSAHKTLAALTQSGMLHVQGQRIARTALKSALELLQTSSPSYLLMTSLEAAVNGLTQAAWDDLHEEVCNLHRKLNGRLRLLAESDHGQFGIHEVDWTKILLNISHLDVSIKEAITILRHKYHVEPELWDERNILFMLGVGNTPEDVKLLTQALTYLADNYSGNPNALSGKEQAEKQLPIPPMHLTPREAWQSPKRKIKLKQALGKISAETVSIYPPGIPLVAAGEEITPPILAYLLNADNYRWQGWDGFEAGEIQVIDI; the protein is encoded by the coding sequence ATGGATTTGCTGCAAAATCGTCTTCAGGGTTACTTAGGCAAAGGGATGTGTTCTTTTCATACACCCGGTCATAAAGGGAGAAAAGACCTGTTTTCACCTGATTTTTTTCCGGATTATGATTTGACTGAACTTCCGGGATTGGACATGCTGCATAATCCCCAGGGCGTGATTGCGGAAGCCCAACGCAGGGCAGCTGCCGTCTATGGCTCTGATGAAGCTTACTTTTTAGTCAATGGCGGAACAGTGGGTAATCAGGCTATGTTCGCGGCATTGATGCAGGATATCCGGATGCGTGGGAAAAAGATCCGTATCGACCGCAAATCACATCGCTCCGTATACAGTGCACTTATCCTGTCCGGTTTACAGCCGGAATATATTGAGCCTGTCATTCATCCGGAATTTCAACTTGCCCTTGGCTTTGATGCGAAAAAATTTACAACGGATTCGGCAGATATTGGTGCCTATCATATTACAAGTCCGAGCTATTACGGGACGACGGCTGACCTTGAATCGATCATTGAAGAAAGGGACAGTCAATTTCCCGGTATACCGCTTTTAGTTGATCAGGCACATGGGGCACATTTTTGGGGAAGACATTTTCCTGCCCATGCGATTCGACTTGGTGCGGATATGGTTGTATTCAGCGCGCATAAGACACTGGCGGCGCTAACGCAATCCGGGATGCTCCATGTTCAGGGACAACGGATTGCCCGAACGGCTCTCAAAAGTGCCTTAGAGCTTCTGCAAACGTCCAGTCCTAGCTACCTCCTGATGACGTCGCTGGAAGCCGCTGTTAATGGCTTAACCCAAGCAGCCTGGGATGATCTTCATGAGGAAGTCTGTAACCTTCACCGAAAACTCAACGGACGCTTACGGCTCTTAGCCGAGAGCGATCATGGGCAATTTGGAATACACGAAGTCGACTGGACTAAAATTCTTTTAAACATCTCTCATCTCGACGTTTCTATTAAGGAGGCAATCACGATTTTGCGCCATAAGTATCATGTTGAACCGGAACTTTGGGATGAAAGAAATATTTTATTCATGCTGGGTGTCGGTAACACACCAGAGGATGTCAAACTTTTAACACAGGCCTTGACCTATCTTGCAGATAACTACAGCGGAAATCCAAACGCATTGAGTGGGAAAGAACAAGCGGAGAAACAACTGCCTATCCCGCCGATGCACTTGACGCCCAGGGAGGCTTGGCAATCACCAAAAAGGAAGATAAAACTGAAACAGGCGCTTGGCAAAATTTCGGCAGAGACCGTATCCATCTATCCTCCCGGTATACCGCTCGTTGCCGCAGGGGAAGAAATCACGCCCCCGATATTGGCGTATTTGCTCAACGCGGATAACTATCGTTGGCAGGGCTGGGATGGGTTCGAAGCAGGCGAAATTCAAGTGATTGATATATAG
- a CDS encoding DNA polymerase III subunit delta' produces the protein MGITFDLLAKAAREEKLAHFLLFHGSGTIEREKAVLELALMLNCLEESDHKSKPCRECMACKKILSGNHPDIYLVRPPKTSIGIEQITQLQEKLYRKTYDGKYRVCLLDQAEKLTLPAANALLKITEEPPANTVIVLSTANAEGIITTLRSRAQEVFFSPPDEGTWAEEIEAFRLSGGDPDLARKIQEAGITPVKNRISLYLEMITQRDFLKMFNLFPMERDESVLFLQVLAVAIKEKILRGEQSPEVLKEIIQTTEMIRRQVNHRLVLEVLALKHLRLGGTDLG, from the coding sequence ATGGGAATAACATTTGACTTATTAGCCAAAGCGGCACGTGAAGAAAAATTAGCACATTTTCTTCTGTTTCATGGCAGCGGGACAATTGAACGTGAGAAGGCTGTTCTGGAGCTCGCTCTCATGTTAAACTGTTTAGAAGAGAGTGATCACAAAAGTAAGCCATGCCGCGAGTGCATGGCTTGTAAGAAGATTCTTTCAGGCAATCACCCGGATATCTATCTGGTTAGACCGCCAAAAACATCAATAGGGATCGAACAGATCACCCAATTGCAGGAGAAACTATATCGCAAGACGTACGATGGAAAATACAGAGTCTGCCTGCTTGATCAGGCAGAGAAGCTTACGCTGCCGGCGGCAAATGCCCTTCTTAAAATAACGGAGGAGCCACCGGCAAACACGGTCATCGTTCTCAGTACGGCAAACGCGGAAGGAATAATAACGACATTAAGAAGCAGAGCCCAGGAAGTCTTTTTTTCACCACCGGACGAAGGGACGTGGGCAGAGGAAATAGAGGCTTTTCGTCTAAGCGGTGGTGACCCTGATCTTGCCAGAAAGATTCAGGAAGCTGGAATCACACCGGTTAAAAACCGCATCAGCCTTTATCTTGAGATGATTACACAAAGGGATTTCCTTAAAATGTTTAATCTATTCCCAATGGAACGCGATGAAAGCGTGCTATTTCTTCAGGTCTTGGCCGTTGCGATAAAAGAGAAAATACTTCGTGGGGAACAATCACCTGAAGTCTTAAAAGAAATAATACAGACGACAGAAATGATTCGCAGACAGGTTAACCACCGGCTAGTTTTGGAAGTGCTGGCCTTAAAGCATTTAAGATTGGGAGGAACAGATCTTGGCTAA
- a CDS encoding PSP1 domain-containing protein, producing the protein MAKVVGIRFKKAGKIYYFLPGGLDIKPNDGVIVETARGMEYGKVVIPLREITASEIVSPLKEVLRKATPEDEEIYRNNEKKEKEAFQVCLKKIQAHQLPMKLIDVEYTFDGNKIIFSFTAEGRVDFRELVKDLASVFRTRIELRQIGVRDEAKMLGGLGSCGRELCCASFLGDFEPVSIRMAKDQNLSLNPTKISGICGRLMCCLKYENGCYECHNHNVKKDMNLYSEIYDPESKEELRKLVAEEAEE; encoded by the coding sequence TTGGCTAAAGTTGTAGGAATTCGTTTTAAAAAAGCCGGAAAAATTTATTATTTCCTTCCCGGCGGCCTGGATATCAAACCAAATGACGGTGTCATCGTCGAGACGGCCCGTGGAATGGAATACGGCAAAGTCGTCATACCCTTAAGAGAGATCACGGCTTCAGAAATCGTCTCTCCTCTAAAAGAAGTACTTCGGAAGGCAACACCGGAAGACGAAGAGATCTATCGTAATAATGAAAAGAAAGAAAAGGAAGCTTTTCAAGTTTGTCTGAAAAAAATACAAGCGCATCAACTCCCTATGAAGTTAATTGATGTGGAATATACCTTTGATGGGAATAAGATCATTTTCTCATTTACTGCGGAAGGACGGGTCGACTTTCGAGAACTGGTCAAGGATTTGGCATCGGTATTTCGTACCCGGATCGAACTCAGACAGATTGGCGTGCGGGATGAGGCGAAGATGCTTGGAGGCCTTGGCTCCTGTGGCCGGGAACTATGCTGTGCCTCTTTTCTTGGGGATTTTGAGCCCGTATCGATTCGCATGGCCAAGGATCAGAATCTCTCCCTGAATCCGACCAAGATATCTGGCATCTGCGGCAGGCTGATGTGCTGTCTGAAATATGAAAACGGCTGTTACGAGTGTCATAATCACAATGTCAAAAAAGATATGAATCTTTATTCAGAAATATATGATCCTGAAAGTAAGGAAGAATTACGAAAACTTGTCGCCGAGGAAGCGGAGGAATAA
- a CDS encoding LTA synthase family protein: MERIRYKKKQPLLSSYFKLFTISVWIKLLVIRQWIFPDENNPSSWFLEATILLCLFAIVELVFLGKSLKPYVIIDAVLSFYCFSFIMYYSHFERILDFQAMLQVPLLRDQGGSIRELFSIKYVLFFSDLLVVFLCQKYAVKQAPKRNRRKDVRPVRSVTVPLICVILLSGIIAFNAVKHSPHPDNNYLLARDTGVLTTQLYDVVHTITESINHRNTMAPAAQLSKEYIAFLKQAEPSLWPEYFGRAKGKNIILIQMESMENFVINHRVNGQEITPNLNRLIKESLYFPYFYSQISQGNTSDAEFIVNTSLYPLPDQAISKIYEDIAYPSLPRLLKEEGYRAITFHTNAAFYWNRDSLYPSLGFDKYYDKVFYGEEDLTGRWGASDEVLFRKALPVLTTYKDKNQLFYASFITLTSHHPFILPESKQRIQLRSDSNTTSLGNYLEAIHYTDYAVGQFIQGLKDSGLWEDTVLIVYGDHSGISKSFEEESPNYITQMLNRKHDVVDRLNVPLIIKIPGVEPEVINNPGGQVDILPTLANLLDISLDNFICFGQDIINSNHNLLGFRYYHPDGTYISDTIYHEAGRDTGISIKTHQQLEVNQSTTEERRITSLITLSDEYIRQLASGK, from the coding sequence ATGGAAAGAATTCGATATAAAAAAAAACAACCTTTATTGTCATCTTACTTTAAACTCTTTACGATCAGTGTTTGGATAAAACTACTCGTGATCCGGCAGTGGATCTTTCCCGATGAGAATAACCCTTCATCCTGGTTTCTGGAAGCGACTATACTGTTATGTCTATTTGCGATTGTTGAGCTCGTGTTCCTGGGCAAGAGCCTCAAACCCTATGTGATTATTGATGCTGTCCTGTCATTTTACTGCTTCAGTTTCATTATGTACTACAGCCATTTTGAGCGTATCCTTGATTTTCAGGCGATGCTGCAAGTGCCATTGCTCCGGGACCAAGGCGGCAGCATCCGAGAATTATTTTCTATTAAATATGTACTCTTCTTTTCTGATCTGTTGGTGGTGTTCCTCTGCCAAAAATATGCCGTTAAACAAGCGCCAAAACGAAATAGACGAAAAGATGTCAGACCAGTGAGATCCGTAACTGTCCCATTAATATGTGTCATCCTTCTATCCGGTATCATTGCCTTCAATGCGGTGAAACATTCCCCACATCCCGATAATAATTACTTGTTGGCGCGTGATACCGGGGTACTGACCACGCAACTGTATGATGTTGTTCATACCATTACGGAAAGTATAAACCATAGAAACACAATGGCACCCGCAGCACAGCTGAGCAAAGAATATATCGCCTTCCTTAAACAAGCCGAACCCTCCCTTTGGCCAGAGTATTTTGGCCGGGCAAAAGGCAAAAATATTATTCTTATTCAAATGGAATCAATGGAGAATTTTGTGATCAATCATCGTGTCAATGGGCAAGAAATAACGCCTAATCTCAACCGTCTAATAAAAGAAAGCCTTTACTTTCCTTATTTCTATAGTCAAATTTCTCAGGGGAATACATCGGATGCAGAATTTATTGTCAATACATCGTTATACCCGTTACCTGACCAAGCAATAAGCAAAATCTATGAGGACATTGCCTACCCCTCCTTGCCGCGTTTACTAAAAGAAGAAGGCTATCGTGCCATAACCTTCCATACCAATGCCGCATTTTATTGGAATCGGGATTCCCTTTACCCCTCCCTTGGCTTTGATAAATACTACGATAAAGTTTTTTATGGCGAAGAAGACCTCACTGGCCGCTGGGGGGCTTCGGATGAAGTGCTTTTCCGGAAGGCTTTACCCGTTCTGACAACCTATAAGGATAAAAACCAATTGTTTTATGCCAGCTTTATAACTCTAACCAGCCATCATCCGTTTATCCTTCCGGAAAGTAAGCAACGTATCCAGCTTCGATCTGATTCAAACACTACGTCTTTGGGAAATTATCTGGAAGCTATCCATTATACCGATTATGCCGTCGGACAGTTTATTCAAGGTCTGAAAGATAGCGGCTTATGGGAGGATACGGTTCTGATTGTCTATGGCGACCACTCAGGTATTTCCAAAAGCTTTGAGGAAGAGTCTCCGAATTACATCACCCAAATGTTAAATCGAAAACATGATGTCGTAGACCGTCTCAATGTTCCCTTAATCATAAAAATACCGGGCGTTGAACCGGAAGTAATCAACAACCCCGGCGGACAGGTGGATATACTGCCCACCTTGGCAAATTTACTGGATATTTCCCTTGATAATTTTATTTGCTTTGGTCAGGATATTATCAACAGCAACCATAATCTTTTGGGATTCAGATACTACCATCCCGACGGCACCTATATTTCTGATACGATCTATCATGAAGCCGGTCGGGATACCGGTATAAGTATCAAGACGCATCAACAGCTTGAAGTAAACCAATCAACGACAGAGGAACGCCGTATCACATCGTTGATCACGCTTTCGGATGAATATATCCGGCAACTGGCTAGCGGTAAATGA
- a CDS encoding PucR family transcriptional regulator yields MVSLETVYEALRHWSPKIYLNVKSDSYINDVVILSKDKSMLKTTLLYVCTSDQLPELSMMTSSLNILCIAKENIAEDNLGNHHNFILVNSTELMKVYEETNAIISDRIRIFRGEKRICEALLSGKGLQHIVDVGLDVLGNPFFVSDLSFKILARTHTEVDDRSWNEATNTEIKYNEIARQLRKSSEIEKLYNSDAPVLSEFSYSKYKWLACRIMVAGKVIGHAAMIEYLKPLRKSDTELLKIFCKALASEIQKENFPNYVHGVKYEFLLADILDDKLSNRKIAEERMKILNIKFKERLYVLVSRLSPKAPGNTSIPYIRNLMERMVGDSKTIIYHNHIVMIVGRHANNPLTPSDLGNISALLADNQIDCGLSRCFGNIGDLKEHYVQALKAIDIGTRIDKDKDLYFYEDYSFFHLLELAAGQKELDSFCSPLLTQLREYDRKNATDYTKSLYVYLSCGCDLHKAAEQFKIHRNSMNYRINKITEILDTDIDDPEVNFSLYLSFKILIFNEGINAFRGKGDS; encoded by the coding sequence ATGGTCAGTTTGGAGACAGTCTATGAAGCCCTGAGACATTGGAGTCCGAAAATCTATCTCAACGTAAAGTCGGATTCGTATATTAATGATGTCGTTATACTTTCTAAAGATAAATCAATGTTAAAAACGACCCTTTTGTATGTCTGTACTTCCGATCAGCTACCTGAATTATCAATGATGACGTCAAGTCTCAATATATTATGTATCGCTAAAGAAAATATAGCGGAAGACAACCTGGGAAATCATCATAACTTCATCCTTGTGAATAGCACGGAATTGATGAAAGTGTATGAAGAAACCAATGCCATCATCTCTGATCGAATACGAATCTTTCGAGGTGAAAAAAGGATCTGTGAAGCCCTTCTTTCAGGAAAAGGACTTCAGCATATCGTTGATGTGGGTTTAGATGTTCTGGGAAATCCTTTTTTCGTCAGTGATCTTAGCTTTAAAATTCTCGCGCGTACGCACACGGAAGTCGATGATCGCAGCTGGAATGAAGCAACAAATACGGAAATTAAATATAATGAAATTGCCAGGCAGCTTAGGAAAAGCAGCGAAATCGAAAAGCTTTATAACAGTGACGCTCCGGTATTAAGTGAGTTCAGTTATTCCAAATATAAATGGCTTGCCTGCAGAATTATGGTAGCCGGGAAAGTTATCGGGCATGCGGCGATGATTGAATATTTGAAACCTCTTCGCAAAAGTGATACGGAGCTATTAAAGATTTTTTGCAAAGCATTAGCCAGTGAGATACAGAAGGAAAATTTCCCGAATTATGTTCATGGCGTAAAGTATGAATTTCTTCTTGCGGATATTTTAGATGACAAGCTTTCTAATCGAAAAATTGCTGAAGAAAGGATGAAAATTTTAAATATAAAATTCAAAGAACGCCTCTATGTATTGGTTTCGCGCTTAAGTCCTAAAGCCCCCGGCAATACATCTATTCCGTATATACGTAATCTGATGGAAAGAATGGTAGGTGACAGCAAAACGATCATTTATCATAACCACATCGTGATGATTGTCGGCCGCCATGCGAATAATCCTTTGACCCCCTCTGATTTAGGTAATATATCCGCATTGCTTGCAGATAATCAGATCGACTGCGGCTTGAGCCGGTGTTTTGGTAATATCGGCGACTTAAAGGAACACTATGTGCAGGCATTGAAAGCGATAGATATTGGAACACGTATTGATAAGGATAAAGATCTTTACTTTTATGAGGACTATTCATTTTTCCACCTGCTGGAGTTGGCTGCCGGACAGAAGGAGCTGGATAGCTTTTGCAGTCCTTTATTGACGCAGCTCAGGGAATATGACCGGAAGAACGCGACGGACTATACGAAAAGCTTGTATGTTTACCTTTCCTGTGGGTGTGATCTTCATAAAGCGGCTGAACAATTTAAAATACATCGGAATTCAATGAATTATCGTATCAATAAAATTACGGAGATTCTTGATACGGATATCGATGATCCGGAAGTAAATTTTTCACTGTATCTATCCTTTAAAATACTCATATTTAACGAAGGGATTAATGCGTTTAGGGGGAAAGGTGACAGTTGA
- a CDS encoding sigma factor G inhibitor Gin, translating to MYPKCAVCGQVPAKGLFDGLWLAGKLICTDCEQKIIVTDVQEHRYHDHIRDIRHILFGSVRII from the coding sequence ATGTATCCAAAATGTGCCGTATGCGGTCAAGTGCCGGCAAAGGGTTTATTTGATGGGCTGTGGCTTGCAGGGAAGCTAATTTGCACCGACTGCGAGCAAAAAATCATCGTCACTGACGTTCAAGAACATAGATATCATGATCATATTCGGGATATTCGCCATATTTTATTCGGCTCAGTTCGAATTATTTAA
- a CDS encoding initiation-control protein YabA produces MGQLYQAITEIEENLSSLLGEVKSLRQYIEYLEEENVKLKRQLCAVSEADTARVQKNGAKIQKEAQENLEKLYQEGFHVCHIYFGEPVEGSCIFCNAFLRKD; encoded by the coding sequence GTGGGTCAGCTTTATCAGGCTATAACAGAAATTGAAGAGAATTTATCCAGTCTTTTAGGTGAAGTGAAAAGTCTAAGGCAGTACATCGAATATTTAGAAGAAGAGAATGTTAAGCTAAAAAGGCAGCTTTGTGCCGTATCGGAGGCGGATACCGCCAGAGTGCAGAAAAATGGGGCTAAAATTCAGAAGGAAGCACAGGAAAACCTCGAGAAGCTCTATCAAGAAGGCTTTCATGTCTGTCATATTTATTTTGGCGAGCCTGTTGAGGGAAGCTGCATTTTCTGTAACGCCTTCCTTAGGAAAGACTGA
- a CDS encoding MFS transporter, translating to MSTKRYSAITKCAILSIIIVQYAAAATTPALGAIAMGLTGVSEGLIKQIVSLPNLLMIPAALLCGQLVRIMKKRTLLNISMLLMLIGGVLPGFFGDIYFILAMRAVFGIGYGFVFTLSISWISDVFEGKERADMYGFQAAIGALAGVVYQLAGGSLAAINWRYAFFSLFIMVPFIFLIFFKLPEPEKRPLEASESGVSKGKLSPMTWILSILNLACMIFLFSYMTDLGIVIAVEQIANPAVVGTLMSTFVGGAFVCGLIYGKLDAILKKYTIAFQVLLIGVGMCIMLFSHSLTPFFVASFIFGMGFGGYNPCIFGMVANSADKNAATLAFSVYLAINALGQFLSPIVLGFLKGLFGINVPRGGWMIAGPLLVISALVIVIVQAVKKPKAVPKAINE from the coding sequence ATGTCAACAAAACGGTATTCTGCAATAACTAAATGCGCCATTTTATCGATTATTATTGTGCAATATGCGGCAGCGGCAACGACACCTGCTCTTGGTGCGATTGCTATGGGGCTAACCGGTGTCAGTGAAGGATTAATTAAACAAATTGTTTCTTTGCCAAACTTGCTTATGATTCCTGCAGCCTTACTTTGCGGACAATTAGTCCGTATCATGAAAAAGAGGACACTCTTAAATATCAGTATGCTCTTAATGCTTATCGGCGGGGTTTTACCGGGATTTTTCGGGGATATCTATTTTATTTTAGCTATGAGGGCCGTGTTTGGGATTGGTTACGGTTTCGTCTTTACACTTTCGATTTCTTGGATTTCCGATGTTTTTGAAGGAAAAGAACGTGCAGATATGTATGGATTTCAAGCTGCAATCGGTGCACTTGCCGGCGTGGTTTATCAATTGGCAGGCGGCAGCTTAGCAGCAATTAACTGGCGATACGCCTTCTTCAGCCTCTTTATCATGGTTCCGTTTATCTTCTTGATCTTCTTCAAACTGCCTGAGCCGGAAAAAAGACCGCTAGAAGCAAGCGAATCCGGTGTCTCTAAAGGAAAATTATCGCCAATGACCTGGATTTTATCCATATTGAATTTAGCTTGCATGATTTTCTTGTTCTCCTATATGACGGATTTGGGTATAGTCATTGCGGTAGAACAAATAGCTAATCCAGCCGTAGTGGGTACTTTGATGTCAACCTTTGTTGGCGGGGCCTTTGTTTGCGGCTTGATTTACGGAAAACTTGATGCGATCTTAAAGAAATACACGATAGCCTTTCAAGTTCTGCTCATTGGTGTCGGTATGTGCATTATGTTATTCTCACATTCCTTAACACCCTTCTTTGTTGCTTCCTTCATTTTTGGTATGGGTTTTGGCGGATATAACCCGTGTATTTTTGGTATGGTCGCCAACAGTGCGGATAAAAACGCGGCTACCCTTGCTTTCTCCGTATACTTGGCAATCAATGCGCTTGGCCAGTTTTTATCACCGATTGTTCTTGGTTTCCTCAAAGGGCTGTTTGGTATAAACGTTCCCAGAGGCGGATGGATGATTGCCGGCCCACTGCTGGTTATCTCTGCTCTTGTTATTGTGATTGTCCAAGCCGTAAAAAAACCAAAAGCTGTTCCAAAGGCAATCAATGAATAA